A genomic region of Thermoanaerobaculia bacterium contains the following coding sequences:
- a CDS encoding sigma-70 family RNA polymerase sigma factor, with product MGEPTDAELMARARSGDEDAFARIVERHQDGLVNYLARLTGSREKGEDHAQEAFFRLYRSASRFREDGRVAPLLYRIAINSVRSEARRTRLWSILLPFLAHAPGPAAERPDDPALRRELHARVHEALGRLPARYREAVLLRDIEEWSYAEIAASLGCREGTLKSRIGRGRELLRRELEPYWTAARPRKEGGANG from the coding sequence TTGGGAGAGCCGACCGACGCGGAGCTGATGGCCCGCGCCCGATCCGGAGACGAGGACGCTTTCGCCCGGATCGTCGAGCGGCATCAGGATGGTCTCGTGAACTACCTCGCGCGCCTGACCGGCAGCCGCGAGAAAGGGGAAGATCATGCGCAGGAAGCGTTCTTTCGCCTCTATCGCTCCGCCTCGAGGTTTCGCGAGGACGGGCGCGTCGCGCCTCTGCTCTATCGCATCGCAATCAATTCCGTGCGAAGCGAAGCCCGGCGGACGCGCCTCTGGAGCATCCTCCTCCCGTTCCTCGCGCACGCGCCCGGGCCGGCCGCCGAGCGGCCCGACGATCCCGCGCTTCGCCGCGAGCTCCATGCGCGCGTCCACGAGGCCCTGGGACGTCTGCCCGCGCGGTATCGCGAGGCGGTGCTGCTCCGCGACATCGAGGAATGGAGCTACGCGGAGATCGCCGCCTCCCTCGGCTGCCGGGAGGGAACGTTGAAATCGAGGATCGGTCGCGGGCGGGAGCTCCTGCGCCGGGAGCTCGAGCCTTACTGGACGGCGGCGCGGCCGCGAAAGGAGGGGGGCGCGAATGGATGA
- a CDS encoding DUF488 domain-containing protein, translated as MATVWTIGHSNRAFEEFRDLLRASGVEQAADIRRYPASRKWPHFDAASLAVSLPESGIGYLPMPELGGRRRPKPDSPHAAWRNDMFRGYADFLDTADGSAGLARLEEAARSVPTAFFCAEAVPWRCHRSLVADALVARGWTVRDILAASDVRIHALPGFARVVAGRVIYDAAPGGSLPLS; from the coding sequence ATGGCGACCGTCTGGACGATCGGCCACTCGAACCGCGCGTTCGAGGAATTCCGGGACCTTCTCCGGGCCTCGGGGGTCGAGCAGGCGGCCGACATCCGGAGATATCCCGCGTCCCGCAAGTGGCCGCACTTCGACGCCGCGTCGCTGGCGGTCTCCCTTCCGGAGTCGGGGATCGGATATCTCCCGATGCCGGAGCTCGGCGGCCGGCGGCGGCCGAAGCCCGATTCTCCGCACGCGGCCTGGAGAAACGACATGTTTCGAGGCTACGCGGATTTCCTCGATACCGCCGACGGCTCGGCCGGACTCGCGCGCCTCGAGGAAGCCGCGCGTTCGGTCCCGACCGCTTTCTTCTGTGCCGAGGCCGTTCCGTGGCGCTGCCATCGCAGTCTCGTGGCCGACGCGCTGGTGGCGCGCGGCTGGACCGTTCGCGACATCCTCGCGGCGTCCGACGTTCGGATCCATGCGCTTCCCGGATTCGCCCGGGTGGTCGCCGGCCGAGTGATCTACGATGCCGCTCCCGGCGGGAGCCTTCCCCTCTCCTGA
- a CDS encoding PDZ domain-containing protein, whose product MRHRFFPLFLMAALASAAPTWAGPGTTLSPERPAGRQRVWLIGGPRAFLGVTTLDITPELRVFYGAPKDEGVVVASVASGSPASSAGVHVGDVITRVDGHSVSSPWELADELGGRKKGDRVSLDVVRDRSPRKLEATLAEREAPEMDAAEGMLRGFRGPMLHLPRVEKWDEMLRTPEWEGRLDGLDECERVRKRLETVEERLKALEQKLPKR is encoded by the coding sequence ATGCGTCATCGGTTTTTCCCGCTGTTCCTGATGGCCGCCCTGGCGTCGGCGGCGCCGACCTGGGCCGGACCCGGAACGACTCTTTCCCCCGAGCGCCCCGCGGGGCGGCAGCGCGTATGGCTGATCGGTGGCCCGCGCGCGTTTCTCGGAGTGACGACGCTGGACATCACCCCCGAGCTGCGGGTGTTCTACGGCGCCCCGAAGGACGAGGGCGTCGTCGTTGCTTCCGTCGCCTCGGGCAGCCCCGCCTCCTCCGCCGGCGTCCACGTGGGCGACGTGATCACGCGCGTCGATGGCCATTCGGTCTCTTCCCCCTGGGAGCTCGCCGACGAGCTCGGCGGCCGGAAGAAGGGGGACCGGGTCTCGCTCGACGTGGTGCGCGACCGTTCTCCCCGCAAGCTCGAGGCGACGCTCGCGGAACGGGAAGCGCCCGAAATGGACGCGGCGGAGGGCATGCTCCGCGGGTTTCGCGGTCCCATGCTCCACCTCCCCCGCGTCGAGAAGTGGGACGAGATGCTGCGGACCCCCGAATGGGAGGGGCGGCTCGACGGTCTCGACGAGTGCGAGCGCGTGCGCAAGCGGCTGGAAACCGTCGAGGAGCGGCTGAAAGCTCTCGAGCAGAAGCTTCCGAAACGATAG